One Cyprinus carpio isolate SPL01 chromosome A16, ASM1834038v1, whole genome shotgun sequence genomic region harbors:
- the LOC109104700 gene encoding INO80 complex subunit C-like, with translation MSAPSEPGVSKAKDLNPATLSTGKAVTAAALVAQARSKKRVSPATPTTAQPNNNSAKKKKTQPASSTTQAQVAPLESTTEGKPVGAVDVETSAKCLPFKNPNFVHSGIGGAAAGKKNRTWKNLKQILAAEKALPWKITDPNYCSIDAPPSMKPAKKYSDISGLLANYTDPQTKLHFASTEEFSYIRQLPTDVVTGYLTLRKATCIVP, from the exons ATGTCTGCCCCTTCTGAACCGGGAGTATCAAAAGCAAAGGATTTGAATCCAGCGACGCTTTCGACGGGTAAAGCTGTGACCGCGGCGGCGTTAGTTGCTCAGGCCCGGAGTAAGAAACGTGTTAGTCCCGCGACCCCCACAACCGCGCAGCCAAATAATAACagtgctaaaaagaaaaaaacacagccTGCATCGTCAACTACTCAAGCTCAG GTTGCTCCTTTGGAGTCCACTACTGAGGGAAAACCTGTGGGAGCTGTTGATGTAGAAACTTCTGCCAAATGTCTTCCTTTTAAGAACCCCAACTTTGTG CACTCAGGTATTGGTGGAGCAGCAGCAGGGAAGAAGAATCGGACGTGGAAGAATCTGAAGCAGATTCTAGCAGCGGAGAAAGCACTGCCCTGGAAAATCACTGATCCTAACT ACTGCAGTATAGATGCACCTCCCTCTATGAAACCTGCTAAAAAGTACTCAGACATCTCAGGTCTTCTG GCAAACTATACTGACCCTCAGACTAAACTGCACTTTGCATCGACGGAAGAGTTTTCTTACATCCGTCAGTTGCCAACAGATGTGGTGACTGGATACCTGACTCTACGTAAAGCCACCTGCATTGTGCCCTAA